DNA from Bacteroides zoogleoformans:
GTCCTTTGAACTTCTTCAGTTCTTCCACGCTGACCAGTTTGTAGAGTTTGTCGCTGGGGCGTATTTTGGGCGATTTCATCGAGAAATGCTCTCCTTTCCTCACCGTGGGCACCGGCTTCAGATCTACACGGGCTTCGTCCAGTGTGAGGAATTCCGCTCCCGTGGTGGGGCCTGTTATCAGCAGTTTGTCGCCTACGCTGACTTCGGCGGCTTCCACCAGAAACTCGGCCACCCCGATATTGCCGAAGTAACGTATGCCTTTGCCCACATAAATCTTGCGCTCCGTGGCGGCCGAACCGTAGTTCTTGGTCCACTCGCCCAAGCGCTGTCCCAAGTAATACCCGTCCCAGAATCCACGGTTGAAGACGGTCTTCAGCCGCTCGTCCCACCCGGCAATCTTCTCGTCGGTGAAGGTGCCTTCCACGTAGGCTCGAATGGCCTCTTTATAGCATTCCACCACCGTGCGCACGTACTCGGGCCCGCGGGCGCGGCCTTCAATCTTGAACACGCGCACGCCGGCGTCCAGCATCTTGTTCATGAAGTGGATGGTCTTCAGGTCTTTGGGCGACATGATGTACTGGTTGTCTACCTCCAGTTCCACATCGGTTTCCTTGTCGCGCACGGTGTAGCTACGGCGGCACACCTGCATGCAGGCACCCCGGTTGGCGGAGTGATTCATTTCGTGCAGCGAGAGGTAGCACTTGCCGCTCACGGCCATGCAGAGCGCGCCGTGGCAGAACATTTCGATGCGTATCTGTTCGCCGCCCGGTCCGCAGATGTTCTCTTCCCGGATGTGCCGGTAGATTTCCGCTACCTGCTCCAGATTGAGTTCGCGTGCCAGCACCACCACATCGGCAAAGCGGGCATAGAAACGGAGCGCCTCCACGTTGGAGATGTTGAGCTGCGTGCTGAGGTGTACTTCCTGCCCGATGCTGCGGGCATAGTCCATCACCGCCACATCGGCCGCAATCACGGCAGAGATACCTGCGGCCTTGGCGGCATCCACAATGGTGCGCATCAGGGGGAGGTCATTGTCGTAGATGATGGTGTTTACCGTCAGATAGCTCTTCATGCCGTGTTCGTCGCATGTGCGGGCTATCTCCCGCAGGTCGTCTATCGTAAAGGTATTCGCCGAGCGGGCGCGCATGTTCAGGTTCTCGATGCCGAAGTATATGGAGTCGGCACCTGCCTGTACGGCTGCGGCAAGGGATTCGCGCGAACCGACGGGAGCCATTATCTCGAAATCGGAAAGGCGGGATGTATTCATAACAATGAAAAGGGAAGTGATTATTTACTTACCATGTTGGCAATTTCATTCTGCATCTGCTGACCGATTTCCGTACCAATCTGTTGTCCTATCGGCATGACTTCTTTAGCCATGACAGGCGTACTGGCAGACAACTTCTGCCCGGCAGGAGTGTCGTAGAAAGCCAAAATGTCTTCCAAATCTTTCAGCGTAAGGAGTTTTTGGTAAATAGGGGTGATGCCCTCCACCATCTTGTCGATGAACAGCTGTGTCCAGCGCTTGGTGAAGTCTTCCCAGAAAGAGTCGGGTTGCGATGCAGCCTGCTGCTTCATCATGTTTACAAGTTGCGGAATCATCAGCCTCACGGACTCCAAGCCTCCTGATTTATCCAGCATTTTATAAAGGGTTTCCTTGTACTTACTGTTTGTTTCTTGTGCATAAGCGCCG
Protein-coding regions in this window:
- a CDS encoding DUF2059 domain-containing protein, which encodes MKKFFFMATVCIAMLSLQPTGAYAQETNSKYKETLYKMLDKSGGLESVRLMIPQLVNMMKQQAASQPDSFWEDFTKRWTQLFIDKMVEGITPIYQKLLTLKDLEDILAFYDTPAGQKLSASTPVMAKEVMPIGQQIGTEIGQQMQNEIANMVSK
- a CDS encoding peptidase U32 family protein; the encoded protein is MNTSRLSDFEIMAPVGSRESLAAAVQAGADSIYFGIENLNMRARSANTFTIDDLREIARTCDEHGMKSYLTVNTIIYDNDLPLMRTIVDAAKAAGISAVIAADVAVMDYARSIGQEVHLSTQLNISNVEALRFYARFADVVVLARELNLEQVAEIYRHIREENICGPGGEQIRIEMFCHGALCMAVSGKCYLSLHEMNHSANRGACMQVCRRSYTVRDKETDVELEVDNQYIMSPKDLKTIHFMNKMLDAGVRVFKIEGRARGPEYVRTVVECYKEAIRAYVEGTFTDEKIAGWDERLKTVFNRGFWDGYYLGQRLGEWTKNYGSAATERKIYVGKGIRYFGNIGVAEFLVEAAEVSVGDKLLITGPTTGAEFLTLDEARVDLKPVPTVRKGEHFSMKSPKIRPSDKLYKLVSVEELKKFKGLDVEKQRG